From Hymenobacter sedentarius, a single genomic window includes:
- a CDS encoding ferritin-like domain-containing protein, protein MNFFKIIEQLAEVDSDALGRFDSRRAVFQSLGTFAKRSALATTPVLLGSMFQKAYAGTSVDTPIDILNYALTLELLEADFYRQFVAAGTATGAGVAAIAQIKKHEDAHVALLTNVIKALGGTPKTGVKFKASAFPAAYADQLVVAQVLEDTGVRAYKGRAAELTGTADQNITGIGNVNLLTVALQIHSVEARHASHIRYMRGKNPWVTTGEDVSSNAAYTGAIPESNVTQAGFNLTTALGTPYSAVDVAASFDEPLTPAEVLDMSRAGGLVG, encoded by the coding sequence ATGAATTTCTTCAAGATTATCGAACAACTCGCCGAAGTGGACAGCGACGCTCTGGGCCGCTTCGATTCGCGCCGCGCCGTGTTCCAGTCCCTGGGCACATTTGCCAAGCGCTCGGCCCTGGCCACCACGCCCGTATTGCTGGGCAGCATGTTCCAGAAAGCCTACGCCGGCACCAGTGTCGACACCCCCATCGACATCCTGAACTACGCTCTGACGCTGGAGCTGCTGGAAGCCGACTTCTACCGTCAGTTTGTAGCCGCTGGCACTGCCACCGGCGCCGGCGTAGCCGCCATTGCCCAGATTAAAAAGCACGAAGACGCCCACGTCGCCCTGCTCACCAACGTAATTAAAGCGCTGGGCGGCACCCCCAAAACGGGTGTTAAGTTCAAGGCTTCGGCTTTCCCGGCGGCTTACGCCGACCAGCTGGTAGTGGCTCAGGTACTGGAAGACACCGGCGTGCGGGCCTACAAAGGCCGCGCCGCCGAGCTGACCGGCACGGCCGACCAGAACATCACGGGCATTGGCAATGTCAACCTGCTGACCGTGGCCCTGCAAATCCATTCGGTGGAAGCGCGTCACGCGTCGCACATTCGCTACATGCGCGGTAAAAACCCATGGGTTACCACCGGCGAAGACGTTTCGAGCAACGCCGCGTACACCGGCGCCATCCCGGAGAGCAACGTGACCCAGGCTGGTTTCAACCTGACCACGGCACTCGGCACGCCTTACTCGGCCGTCGACGTGGCTGCCTCGTTTGACGAGCCCCTCACTCCTGCCGAAGTGCTCGATATGAGCCGCGCCGGGGGCCTGGTGGGCTAA
- the queG gene encoding tRNA epoxyqueuosine(34) reductase QueG, translating into MLPQSEWAPFIKRRAAELGFMACGISKAEFLEEEAPRLETWLTKRMNGKMGYMENHFDKRLDPRLLVDGAKSVISLLLNYYPAPEDQQPDETLKISKYAYGRDYHFVIKDKLKTLLADMEAEIGAIGGRCFVDSAPVLDKAWAKKSGLGWVGKNSNLITPGTGSFYFIAELIVDVELPADGPIRDYCGTCTKCLDACPTQAITEPYVVDGSKCISYFTIELKDQIPTEVAGQFGNWVFGCDICQDVCPWNRFSKPHQEPQFNPAPGLKDLTPGDWREITHELFTELFRQSAVKRTGYEGLKRNIKFVVDGE; encoded by the coding sequence ATGCTTCCTCAGTCCGAATGGGCCCCCTTCATCAAGCGCCGCGCGGCGGAGCTGGGCTTCATGGCCTGCGGTATTTCTAAGGCCGAGTTTCTGGAGGAAGAAGCCCCGCGCCTGGAAACCTGGCTCACCAAGCGGATGAACGGCAAGATGGGCTACATGGAAAACCACTTCGATAAGCGCCTCGACCCGCGGTTGCTCGTGGATGGCGCTAAATCGGTGATTTCGCTGCTGCTTAACTACTACCCCGCGCCCGAGGACCAGCAGCCCGACGAAACGCTTAAAATCAGTAAGTACGCCTACGGCCGTGACTACCACTTCGTCATCAAAGACAAGCTGAAGACGCTGCTGGCCGACATGGAAGCCGAAATCGGCGCCATCGGCGGGCGGTGCTTCGTCGATTCGGCGCCGGTGCTCGACAAGGCCTGGGCTAAAAAAAGCGGCCTGGGCTGGGTGGGCAAAAACTCCAACCTAATAACCCCCGGCACCGGCTCGTTCTACTTCATTGCCGAGCTGATAGTGGACGTGGAGCTGCCTGCCGACGGCCCCATCCGGGACTACTGCGGCACCTGCACCAAATGCCTCGACGCTTGCCCCACCCAAGCCATTACCGAGCCCTACGTGGTAGACGGCAGCAAGTGCATCAGCTACTTCACCATTGAGCTGAAGGACCAGATACCGACGGAAGTGGCCGGGCAGTTCGGCAACTGGGTGTTCGGCTGCGACATCTGCCAGGACGTGTGTCCCTGGAACCGATTTTCGAAGCCGCACCAAGAGCCGCAGTTCAACCCCGCACCCGGCCTCAAAGACCTGACGCCCGGCGACTGGCGCGAAATCACCCACGAATTATTCACGGAGCTGTTCCGCCAGTCGGCCGTGAAGCGCACGGGCTACGAAGGGCTAAAACGCAATATTAAGTTTGTGGTCGATGGTGAGTAG
- a CDS encoding ferritin-like domain-containing protein: MSDNLQPRGSDDATFAQPLYTPIKRRSFFMYAGATAGATALVLAGCSKDSDNTPTNNGISLGSGDVGVLNYAYALEQLEAAFYAQVVKTPAADFKAGELAYFTQVAAHEAIHRDFFKAALTNVAKVTPLQDLTPNFSSIDFTKRDSVLGTGKAFEDLGVAAYNGAGKLLKTPDFLVLAGKIVSVEARHAAFLRDLITPGSFAADDQVDANGLDKAMTPAEVLAIAGKYITQTLNADNVGK; the protein is encoded by the coding sequence ATGTCTGACAACCTTCAGCCCCGTGGCTCCGACGATGCTACGTTCGCCCAGCCGCTGTACACGCCCATCAAGCGGCGCTCCTTCTTCATGTATGCCGGTGCCACGGCCGGCGCTACCGCCCTTGTGCTGGCAGGTTGCTCGAAGGATTCCGATAACACCCCAACAAACAACGGCATCAGCCTGGGTTCAGGCGATGTAGGCGTGCTCAACTACGCTTACGCCCTGGAGCAGCTCGAAGCAGCATTTTATGCCCAGGTTGTAAAAACGCCGGCTGCCGACTTTAAAGCCGGTGAGTTGGCCTACTTCACGCAAGTAGCCGCCCACGAAGCCATTCACCGCGACTTCTTCAAGGCCGCGCTGACCAACGTAGCCAAAGTAACGCCGCTGCAGGACCTGACGCCCAATTTCAGCTCCATCGACTTCACCAAGCGCGATAGCGTCCTCGGCACCGGTAAGGCTTTCGAAGACCTTGGGGTAGCTGCTTACAACGGCGCGGGCAAACTGCTCAAAACGCCGGATTTCTTGGTGCTGGCCGGCAAAATCGTGTCGGTGGAAGCCCGCCATGCTGCCTTCCTCCGCGACCTGATTACGCCCGGCTCGTTTGCCGCCGACGACCAGGTAGACGCCAACGGCCTCGACAAGGCCATGACGCCGGCCGAAGTATTGGCCATTGCCGGCAAGTACATCACCCAGACGTTGAACGCCGATAACGTCGGTAAATAA
- the ruvB gene encoding Holliday junction branch migration DNA helicase RuvB, protein MREAYLTGGTDNLDATDKDIDKALRPLSFGDFTGQEKILENLKVFVAAAKQRGDALDHVLLHGPPGLGKTTLSHIIANELGSGIKMTSGPVLDKPSDLAGLLTNLEPHDVLFIDEIHRLNPVVEEYLYSAMEDYRIDIMLDSGPNARSVQISLSPFTLVGATTRSGMLTAPLRARFGISARLEYYDSKLLTTIVLRSAEILGTPIHEDAAFEIARRSRGTPRIANNLLRRTRDFAQIKGDGTITVEIAQFALNALDVDARGLDDMDKRILTTIIDKFKGGPVGISTIATACGEEGETIEEVYEPFLIQEGYIKRTSRGREATEAAYQHLGRLLPNHLRGNNGASLFDEVTQ, encoded by the coding sequence ATGCGCGAAGCCTATCTCACGGGCGGCACCGATAATTTGGATGCCACCGACAAGGATATTGACAAGGCCCTGCGGCCGCTGTCGTTCGGTGACTTTACGGGCCAGGAAAAGATTCTGGAAAACCTGAAGGTATTCGTGGCTGCCGCCAAGCAGCGCGGCGATGCCCTCGACCACGTGCTGCTGCACGGCCCTCCTGGCCTGGGCAAAACCACGCTCTCGCACATCATTGCCAACGAGTTGGGCTCGGGCATTAAGATGACCTCGGGCCCGGTGCTGGACAAGCCGAGCGACCTAGCTGGCCTGCTTACTAACCTGGAGCCGCACGACGTGCTGTTTATCGATGAGATTCACCGGCTCAACCCCGTGGTGGAAGAGTACCTGTACTCGGCCATGGAGGACTACCGCATCGACATCATGCTCGACTCGGGCCCGAATGCCCGCTCGGTGCAGATTTCGCTGTCGCCCTTCACGCTGGTGGGGGCCACCACCCGCTCGGGCATGCTCACGGCGCCGCTGCGGGCTCGTTTCGGCATTTCGGCCCGTTTGGAATACTACGATTCGAAGCTGCTCACCACCATTGTGCTGCGCTCGGCCGAGATTCTGGGCACGCCCATCCACGAGGACGCGGCTTTCGAAATTGCCCGCCGCTCGCGCGGTACCCCGCGCATAGCCAACAACCTGCTGCGCCGCACCCGAGACTTCGCCCAGATTAAAGGCGACGGCACCATCACGGTGGAAATAGCTCAATTTGCCCTCAACGCCCTCGACGTAGACGCCCGCGGCCTCGACGACATGGACAAGCGCATCCTGACCACCATCATCGACAAGTTCAAGGGCGGCCCGGTGGGCATCAGCACCATCGCCACGGCCTGCGGCGAGGAAGGCGAAACCATCGAGGAAGTGTACGAGCCGTTCCTCATTCAGGAAGGCTACATCAAGCGCACTTCGCGCGGCCGCGAAGCCACGGAGGCGGCTTACCAGCACCTGGGCCGCCTGTTGCCCAACCACCTGCGCGGCAACAACGGCGCCAGCCTGTTTGATGAGGTTACGCAGTAA
- a CDS encoding ferritin-like domain-containing protein encodes MNLLSFLDQLSAVDASPAAAPRRHLLRQLGQAGAKAAAVALPLALALPAQAAPTDASLDSTLLLLKLEELLAAFYTQALAAGAVLSNAAQAAVRPDFERILAQQQNHARFLRTSLTSGGLTPPATPAFDFSGRKNNAGNPTLFPNVMTDYNAFLQLAQQLEDASASIYLGQMVTFRSDRLLLDVVLRMQSVEARHASHIRTLRRNTQSGAVVKNWPSAADTPPTPAVLVPSPAGGSAAPVSIYSFETNEKQVVTGANVVPFASLLTGSIAVQAGAYASAFDEPLPTAQATALLNLFS; translated from the coding sequence ATGAACCTTCTCTCTTTTCTCGACCAGCTTAGCGCCGTCGATGCTTCTCCGGCTGCGGCCCCGCGCCGCCACTTGCTGCGCCAGTTGGGCCAGGCCGGTGCCAAGGCTGCCGCGGTGGCTTTGCCCCTAGCCCTGGCGCTGCCGGCCCAAGCCGCGCCCACCGACGCTTCCCTCGACAGCACCCTGCTGCTGCTCAAGCTCGAAGAGCTGCTGGCCGCGTTCTACACCCAGGCCCTGGCCGCGGGCGCCGTGCTTTCCAACGCCGCGCAGGCAGCCGTGCGCCCCGACTTCGAGCGCATCCTGGCCCAGCAGCAGAACCACGCCCGGTTTCTGCGCACCTCCCTAACGTCGGGCGGCCTCACACCGCCCGCCACGCCCGCCTTCGACTTCAGCGGCCGCAAGAACAACGCCGGCAACCCCACGCTGTTTCCGAACGTGATGACCGACTACAACGCCTTCCTGCAACTGGCTCAGCAGCTCGAAGACGCCAGTGCCAGCATTTACCTGGGCCAAATGGTCACCTTCAGGAGCGACCGGCTGCTGCTCGATGTGGTGCTCCGCATGCAATCGGTAGAAGCCCGGCATGCCTCGCATATCCGCACGCTGCGCCGCAACACCCAGAGTGGGGCCGTGGTAAAAAACTGGCCCAGCGCGGCCGATACGCCGCCCACTCCCGCCGTGCTCGTGCCCAGCCCCGCGGGCGGCAGTGCCGCGCCCGTATCCATCTACAGCTTCGAGACCAACGAAAAGCAAGTGGTGACCGGAGCCAACGTAGTGCCGTTTGCCAGCCTCCTCACCGGCAGCATCGCCGTACAAGCCGGAGCTTACGCCTCGGCGTTTGACGAGCCGCTGCCCACGGCCCAGGCCACGGCCCTGCTTAACCTCTTTAGCTAG
- a CDS encoding ferritin-like domain-containing protein: MSDSYFPQPGALHRRTFLRVAGASAAAASLVLAGCSTDTPTPVPVNPNLLTLGSADTGLLNYLYLLEQLKTAFYQKVVDAPPADLRTGEKAIFDDLRDHELVHRETLRYVLGTDAFDAAFSKPLVFDFSSLTLTTRAGVLAGAQQLEDLGVAAYTGALRLLKTITTVSLLAKVVSVEARHAALVRDLRTPGSFAGDDVVISTGALQSVSLAKSPVQVVAEAKAFFLPIVVSTDSLPTA, from the coding sequence ATGTCTGATTCGTATTTTCCCCAGCCCGGGGCCCTGCATCGTCGCACTTTTTTACGGGTAGCGGGCGCCTCGGCGGCCGCGGCCTCGCTAGTACTGGCCGGCTGCTCCACCGACACGCCCACCCCAGTCCCCGTCAACCCCAACCTGCTTACCCTGGGCAGCGCGGACACTGGCCTGCTCAACTACCTCTACTTGCTGGAGCAGCTCAAAACCGCCTTTTACCAGAAAGTGGTGGATGCGCCACCGGCTGATTTGCGCACGGGCGAAAAGGCCATCTTCGACGACCTGCGCGACCACGAGCTGGTGCACCGCGAAACCCTGCGCTACGTCCTGGGCACCGATGCCTTCGACGCCGCGTTTTCCAAGCCGCTGGTTTTTGACTTTTCGTCCCTCACCCTCACCACCCGGGCCGGGGTGCTGGCCGGCGCCCAGCAGCTCGAAGACCTCGGCGTAGCGGCTTATACCGGCGCGCTGCGGCTGCTCAAAACCATTACCACCGTGAGTTTGCTGGCCAAGGTGGTCTCGGTGGAGGCCCGGCACGCCGCCCTGGTCCGCGACCTGCGGACGCCGGGCTCATTTGCCGGCGACGACGTGGTGATAAGCACCGGCGCCCTGCAGAGCGTGAGCCTGGCCAAGTCGCCCGTGCAAGTAGTGGCCGAGGCCAAAGCTTTTTTCCTGCCCATCGTGGTATCCACCGATTCGCTGCCCACGGCTTAG